TTCGCACATCTAGAAGTGCAACCTCCTGCGGTGTCGTAACAACCAATTAAGGCCGTTAAATGGTATCAAAACAAATGTAAGcgcttttttatccttaCTTCATGTGCCAAGCTAATAAAACGATTTCCTACAGGTTTTATGGCTTTTTTGATAAATGGCACATATATACGGTCTTTTTGCCGGGATTTCTATTgagaataaaatatttacattatcaacaataaggtttaaagaaatgaaagcaTGTCATAGAAAAGATTTTTAAAGTGAAATtaatttcttctcctcccTTATGTTCATCTTCTGGTATTAGAAATGCTTCTACTTACCAAAATGGTATTTTAGAGCAGAAATTTTAACATTACTTTAGGAATTCGCCCAGGATAAAAACAATAGTACCGcgttaatattttttttcctacAGAGACAATTGTAAGATATATACTTATTTTAATATCAAAATTGGATATCTAAAGCCTAAATTGAAAGCATTTTAGGCATATAACgtaataatataaaagaTTCTaaacaaacacaaaatCTGAGCTCACCAGACGGGGACATTTTGAGCAATATATTCGAGGAATTGTGGCTTTGCTCTGGCATGCAATAAGTCCTCAATTGCACTACCatatttaattaattttggtTCACCAAAGGCGGTTTGCATCAAGCAAATACCGAAAGGTCTTGCATCTTTTCTCTGTGAAACAGGAATTGTAATTAAAGGATAACCTGCCATTGCAGCCTGTTGGAAACCAACAGTAGTAGAAGTAgggaaaagcaaagcatctagtttaatattttttccactttcaGGGTCGGTGTAGTTTAATGCATAATCTATACCTTCTTCCCTGGTAGTTCTGTGTATGTACTCAACAGCGTTCCAGTACGTTTCATCCATGATACCACCGGAGGCAAGAGATGAATTCAAAGAATCTTGACCAGAAGCAAAAGCCGGATGAACATTAGGCTCTCCACCTTCGGTACCACTGTACAAATTATTGAATTCCACAATATCTTCAAGGGATGTAATATTGGTATTCTTAATCTCGGATAGGTACTGCTTAATGTTATTGTAAAAGTCAACCTTAACAACGGTGAATTCAGACTGATTTGCCCATCCTTCAACTCCACCATAGTCCCAATTCCAGCCATCGGGGGAAATAGAAGCATAAGGATCCTTGAAGTTTGTGTTATTAACAATAGTGGCACCAGCATCTTCAAGGGTCTTCAAAGTCTCTAGTAACTCTTCAATCTCGGCACTCTTTGCCTGAGTCCAGATACCTTCCCATGGCAAGCCAAACTTTGCTCCTTTCAAAGCATTCTTGTTCGACAAGAATTTTGTATAGTCTCCATCCTTAGGAGTTTTTCCTGTTTGGTTCAAAGTAAACTCATCATTTTTGTCAATTCCATATATATGCTGTAAAACGTAAACTGCATCCTTAACCGTTCTGGCAAGTGGTCCGGTTGTATCTTGGTGATGTGATTCTGGAATGACCATGTCTCTTGAAGTTAATCCGACAGTTGGTTTAAATCCGACAACACCTTGTCTATTTGCAGGATCGACAATTGATCCATCCGTTTCTGTTCCAAGTGCGAACATAATCATGTTTGCAGCAACTGCTCCACCTGGTCCCGAAGATGATCCACCTGGGTTCACAGTCAAGTTATATGGATTTCTAGATTGTCCTCCCAAGGCTGAGTATCCTTCGGAATAATCAGATGAACGCATGTCTGCCCATTCCGACATTGCACCATGACCAAACAAAACAGCACCAGCTTCTCTTAGTTTTTTAACAACAAATGCATCCCTTGGAACAATTGAGCCAAGTAAACTGGCAGATCCTGCACACGTCTGCATTTTGTCCTTTGTAGCAAAGTTATCTTTAACAATAAAAGGTATTCCGTGAAGTGGGGATCTAACTTTACCCTTTGCTCTCTCTTTGTCCATTAGCTTTGCAATTTTAAAAGCATCTGGGTTTAGTTCCGCAATATTCTTGGTGTAAGAGTTTAACTGTAGGTAACGTTGTGTGTAGCAGGTAACCAAATCCACAGATGTCAAGATTTCTTTGGACATGTACTCCTGTAGTTGATCAATCGTAGCTTCTTCCAAGGTAACGCCTTTACATTGTTCCATAGGGAACATGTTATCATTCTGGGCAGTATTTGGAAAGCTAAAGAGGTAACTTGACTCGGAAGTGATTGTTTCCGCTGAAATATCATCCGACTTCTTATCTCTGCCTTGCAAGAGCGGTAAACCATATGCGGCTGTGGCAATGGTGACCACGTTCAAAAGTCTCTTGAAGATCATATCTGGAATGCTGATTAAGGAAGACTTCAGTACATTTGATAACGCATACAACAGGTCAATCAGTTTTCTTCAAGGAAACCACTTGGACTTATAtagttttttttggtttgcTTGTAATTAGGAAAAGTCATTTTCTTAAGTGATTTTGTAATGCCTTTTTGTTTGTccatcaaataaaaataatagacCCTTCTTTGGCCCAATGCTTTCCGTTCATAGTTACTTATGTATATCTACCAAACTGCCTTTGTTCTCTTTATCgcttgctttttcttttgttttctttttaccGAGGTGCGATGTATTTTGTGCATCTGAGGCTCGTTTCACTGCTTCAGACTGTATTATGTTAGCCATAGGTATTCACTCttgatcatattttttttttcttctttgcttttatCTTCTGGGCATTGTTATGTTAAACAATACTTATCTTCTGGGCATTGTTATGATAAACAATACTTCCCAATCAAGCAAATATAGAAGCCACCAATGAAAATGCAGTTTCTAATCATGCATAATCTTTGGCGAGACTCGGTTTTGTTCGTCGTTGCACaagataaaagaaaataatttacTGATGATTATTATTCCGTGCAGCCGTGTTCTAAAAGcggacaaaaaaaatatgcacGTATATATGTACATAATTTATATCAATAATTACGAATAGCCAATGAATCATCCCTACCTTACCGCTTAGGCTTCCTTGCATTGTTTTTATGATACTATCACAGTAAAGGAAGcttcaaattaatgttgtTACCTGTACTATGATCCCTCCGCAAATCGGCATTATACCAAAAAAGGTCATTGCGCTTCTCTTTCTAGTGCCAAATTTGGGTATACAAAAATAGTTCAATGTTGTATAGTATTTCAAATTTGTGAGAATTTTTGCGGCCAAATTTCACTCTGCCGGGGGCAGTACCAtctaatatttttttttcttcttgcttttccttGATTTGTGATATAACCCTTTTGAAAGTCATTAGTTTTGATAGATTTTAGCATGCCagtaaatttgaaaaagaccATATTTGTGGTAATTTATCACACGACCAATTTCCAAGCATAACAAGAAATTACATTATCGTATGTTtcaatgaatatttttctcctcttatcttttttctcgcAAATCGGTATCCgaaaaaagatagaaaCCGTCGGGAAGTTTTTTGTACTCTATTGTTACCAATCTTGATAAGTAAATTTTTTAGTTAGTAATTTAGGAACGTAGTACTCGTTCAATGTtatcttgaaatattttttttttgtttcctaTCTATCATTGTATGTGATCGTTTTTGTCGTCAATATATGGTGGATATTGTAAATATGAATGCATTTATGAATATTGGTCATAATGATCCCTTGTGTTCAAGCATTCACTTACGTTTTCTGTAGtaaaaattatttaaaaaaaggataaaatTTATTAAATAGAGAagtagaaataaaattatttttggtgcggatcaaattaaaaattgaaaattcgTCACTTACAAAGagaaacaggaaaattCAGTGGCTTTCTGTTGAGTTATAGAATTCGCGGAGGAATCCGAATAGCTCGTATTTGGCTCTAAAAAGGGAGCCTGACCTGTTTCGGCAGTAGCATTACCGCCTTTTGGGGTATATTATAAGTTATCCGAAGGATTGGAAGGCATATTGATAGAATAATGGTTTATATTAAGATATATAGCGGTGATAGTCtctaaagaaagaggtaaaatagtaacaaaataataatagagtGAGAAAATACAAGGGGTGCTGCTAGACCCCTTATATATTCTTACTCGGGGAGAGGCCACATATCCCAAATATGGGCAATGACCCGTTCAaagtaatataaaaagtaataaaggCAATTCGCATGGCCTTAACACCAgtgaaatacaataaaagtaataaaagataaagtaatccttaaatataattggtCCAAGGatgtaaataaagagaaaatttctcGAGGTTGTGTGGTTAACAACAATTGTCTTTGCAATATTCCGCTGATGGTAGAATATTCCAACACTTTCTTCGAATAAATTATCGATTAGAGAGGGTGTACCTTTTACAGTTCCTAAGAAGGCCTAACCTATTTTGATCGTAAATAAAGGCAAACGTTGCAAATTATACtagaataaaagaaaatgtagTCTATTAGTATAATGCTATGTTCTTCAAAACGATATTCTCTCAAGAGGGAGATGATATGGctcaaaaatataacattGTCTCCGTTCTCGAAGACATAATTTCTGAATAATAGGAAGTACTGTTTTAAATTATTCATTATTGGCAGATATATTTTCTGAAAGATTAATCGATACTTTTGATGATCGGTACTTATTcggaaaaaaattcaatggTCTAGGAAAGAATCCTGTTCGACTATCTGCTATGAAATTCAATCAGGCCGATGCCTGGCATTTAAGTGTGACCTTCTTTTGCAACTAGAAATCTCTTAGGTCTGTTAAATGTAGTTAATTTTTCGTATAATCCCTTATCTATAGAAGCCAAACTATCTAGACGGGCCaatgtatatttttccgACTAAGCAGGACTACACAGAGAATTAGTATATTTAATTTAGTGTTCTTAATTAGGGATACAGTTTGAAATACTTATTGAAAAGCATAATTAGGTGTTGTTTGTAGTGAAATTTTCCTCACATCTGTTTTCGGAGCTTGACTCGTGCTCTttggatttttcttttgttccAGAAAGAAACATCTTTCACCGATGTATTCTTTTGATGCCGATGACTATTACAGATGAACTCAactgaaataaaagattTATTTTGGGGGTAATGATGGCAAGTTACAAATTAAGAAGGTTTAACTTTGTAGTAATGCTAGACTCTATTATAGCCTCATCAAGACTACACTGTATTGATCTGTACCGAAGAAAGCCTCACCAAACAAACTTCCGcaatttctctttcatTATTTCACCTTTGTTCTACTTTTACACATTCCTTACGTCacgtatttttttaatgaaaagtaaagaataaataatgagAAAGTTCATTATTCAAAGAAGTGTTACGCTATGATGTTTCTATTTGTGAACAAGTTTTTTAAAAACTTTATTACACTTCTGGAAATAAGAAAACTCGTTGCAAAGATATGGGTTATTGCAGCAATATTCTTGCAATAATTTCTATGCTGTATACTTCAAAAGTACCATGTTTATCCACTCTGTATAGTCATCACCTATCTGGATAGAGATGCACaatattttgctttcttgtCAGGTTCAAGGATAGCATTTGTAGAGCGTgttattcatattttgtGTATGTTACACATAGTAAGAATATCTGATCAaacaaaatgaataatatcatcaaaaGTAAGTTTCTAACTATTGTGTCAAAAATCATAGATAGTACTTACTATTTTGCCACATGCATCATTTAAGCCCGTTTTTGTATCAATGAAGTATCTATCAAGAAGTTACATCGTATCATCAGGTTTGACCCTCATAATGAATAGTTATCATTAATATGTGAAGGTAGATCATGAAATAACATTCAATAGGATACCTGCCTCCTAATGAAGTAGGTGATAGTTTTTAAATTTGGCCAAAAGTGATGGGTTGACCCAAGATATGTTCGTATCTATTAAAAAACAAAACTAACATTTTGTTGATACTCTATTTTGTCGTTAAGCTGGTAATGAACATatactttccaaaaaatctTGGCAATCAAGCTGCTGGCATCTATATGTCGAGGATTTCATCTAAAAGTGGCAGCAGTTCGAACGGAAATGCAAAGAAATGCAATAAGCAGTCGCCAGACCCGCTTTAATTGTCTGCATTCAAAAGGTTGCGATAAGACAGAACAACATTCATAaaagtttcttttcaataGCTTAGTGAAAAATTCGAATGTTAAAGGAGAGTGCCAGCATCAGAGTTTTTGAGGAATCGGCGTGTTAGCATATTTTGCAGTCAGCAATACAATTAATGATGTATTCAATTATGTGTGGAAAGTAGAGATAACGGGTATATTAAAGAGTTGGAAATGCATAGGCCGTTAGACTTCTTGTACAACCAACTCGTCGTGGGTTCATGGTAAAAAGTTGCACGTTCAAAGGAGCGAGCAAATAATGAGGCAAAGAAGGGATCATTACCGTATTCGAACACACCGTAATCGTTTTAAACGAAGTTACGGATACATTGTTAATTGAGGCAAAATATAGGTGGAATATTTAGGtgatttaattttaagTGTGATGCcaattactttatgaagtttctCGTTATAACTAGTATATTGAATGTCTTTAAGGCTGGAGAAAGGAAAGGCATaagtaaaataagaaagaaggcaAAATGGGCTTAATAAAAAGGGGATATGCACATACTTAAAAGCTTTTATTCATTATGAGCGAGGCTTTCCTGGCATAAACAAGGCGGGTAGTTTTATGTAGATGCAACTGTCGAGGTATCTATTTCATTGGAGTTATCGATATCGGTGGACGGGAAAGATAGTCGGCAACAGTGTTTGTATTGCCCGGGATGTAGTCTATCCCAAGGCGATATGGAATCATTTCTTGAATCCagtgaagatatttagGATTTGGGTTATCGGATTTGAAGATACGCACAAGTGCTTTGTGATCGGTTTGCACTACGATCTTTTGACCATTTGCAATGAAGTAATGAAATGCACGGGTCGCAAATAGAATAGCATAGAGTTCCTTATCGGTAATAGTCCAATTTAGCTGAGGTCGTTCAACTTCGAAGAACGGTAGGCGACAGGATACCAGTGCAAATCGTGTTTTTGCCAAAGAGCAGCACCAACAGCATAGCTGCTAGCATCAGTGGTTATCTTGATAGGTAGGTCATGTTGAAATGGatgaagagcaaaaaaCTCGATTTCAATTTTGCGTAGTTGCTCGAAAGCAGCTTGGCATTCTAGTGTCCAATCAAACCTAGCGCCACTTTTTAGAAGCTGTGCCAATGGGGGTGCAGTTAAACTGAGATTTCGATTGAAAGCAGACATATATGCAAGATGCccaagaaaattttgaacGTCCTTCTTAGTTTTTGGCGGGGAAATAGCTCGGATAGTCTGTATGGTGGATGATTGCGGGGTAACTTCGACACCACTGGAAGTAGCAGTAAAGGTGTAGCCAACCCAAGTAACAGTTGACTTAAAAAAGTTACATTTCTCAAAATCAAGGTGTAGACCATTTTCGGAAAGAAGGGAGCATACTTGATGAAGAGCTTTCTTGTGTGATTCAAAGTCAGGTGAAAACACAAGAATGTCATCAAGATAGCAGCGTGTAAATTCAGAAAAAGGAGACATAAGAGAAGTTATGAACCGACAAAAGAGCTCAGGGGCATTGCTTAAGCCTGTGGGTAAAACCTgccaacaaaaatatccaAATTTCGTATTAAACGTAGTAAGCGACTGGGTTATCGGGTCCAATCTTAGATGTTGATAGGCCTGCTTTAGACTAAGTgtagaaaaaatagaaccGTGAACTTCTCTTGTTAAAGTTTGGAAACTGTCAATCGACGAAGAAAGAGGCACCGTAATGTCATTGAGCTGACGATAATCAATAGTCATATGTGGCCTATTTGCTTGTCTGGTGATAAAGGAAACCGAATAAAGCTTTGTAGGTTGCACGGGAGCTATAAATTGAGCAGCAAGCAATCTACCTACTTCTTCGCACATAAACGAACTGTCCTCAAGAGTAAGCTGTGGTAATGGCCTAGAACGCCAATTTGGGGAATCAACAGTGAGATCGAACCGATAGTCGGAATCTCGCCTTGGTGGAAGAGTCAACGGGCTGTCGGGATAAGAATGACGGAGTTTCGTGACAGCATCCACAATAAGCTGATCATTAATGCACGATAAAGCGGTGGTAGTGTATGTATCAGCATATTCCTTCGAGTATATGGATAAGAGATCAGGAAactttttccaaaaattcaaacTAAGGTGCAATATGTCTGGGTTGGTAATGACTTCAAATACCTGTGAATGGATAATGTCGGGGTTATGAGGAAGACTGAAGTGCATAAGCGTTTTGCGAAGTGGTTTGGGAGAGTTCTTAGCagatgaaggagaagaatATTCAATAAATGTAAGGAAACCTAATTGGGAAACAAGGTTTTCACTGATGAGTGAGGCTTCTGCACTAATGTCTATTGTTGCATCAAGAGTGAGTTGAGACGAGAAAGTCAACTTGACCTTCGCAAGAGGCTTGGAGCTTTGAATGCTGTCGATAGTGTGACATGAAACTTGTGGTTGTTTTGGCGATAatgttgttgttgaggaAGTTGACCGTGACTTAATTGGAACACTGTTAGAATGTAAGTTCAAGGGAGTTGTGCTGGATGAAGACGAAGAATTTTTAGACACAGATATATTCGAGTCTTCTGGAAGTTGTGAGTGCCAAAATGGATCCTTCTTGAAATCCAAAGGATGAACCCAGCGAGGGTGTTCCGGAGTTACAACGAAATACTTTTTCAATGATTGATCTTGTAAAGCATCGCAAAAGTCAGGGAAGTCAGGACATTTAGCACCTAACTGCATTATCAAATCAATTTGTGGTATACTCGCCATGGGGCCAAACATGCAAAGCTGAACGAACATCCCAGATGTAAAATCGACCAATGAAAGGTAGGGGAAACGAATTGCCACttcagaaagaaattgtttAAATTTGGTTGGTGTTAAAATTGGATCGCCATGAAACACTTGCTGAACCTGATAAGCAACTAATTGGTGAACACGAACTGGATGTAAGCGGTATGTAAGAATGAGTGACTTAACACGCGATGCTGTGACCGTAGGCTCATGTAATAATGATTCGAGTTCAATTGCAAGGTTTGACTGCCTTTGCCCTCTTTTTGCTCTGTGGAAGACATCAAAAGCGCTGGCAAAAGTCACCGAATTTATAACGTGAGTGCGTAGTGTTGGAAGAAGTTTGTTTAAAATCTCAGTACGTGACACAGAAAAGTTGAGCGATGGAATATCTGCTGAACCCTCAATAAGTTGTTTACctgttattttttcataAGGAGAAACATTTCCAGTGCTTAGTAAGGGTTCAGAGTGAGCCTGCGCAAACGGTGATGAGCAGTACTGAGATGAAACATGGTTCGAAGGAAAAGTTTGATCCGCTCTAAAGCCTGAGATATCTGCATTTGCAGAACCAATGTTAAGCGAATTGTGCACGGGTGACGGATATGTGGTAAATTGCCGATTCTGTTGTTGATTGTTAACCGTGGAGCTGTTTAAAATTTCAGTTTTGATACGTTGGGAATTGTGTAGAAATCCATTGAGTCCACGCCAGAGTCTACGAAGGATCAAAAAAGCAATGTAAAGGACGATGACCTCTTGAAAAAGCGCTTCCAACAAAAGCTGTATAGAAACAGTTTCATAAAGCATGAATCAGGTAGAGATGATAATATATTGATCAAAAAACTGTCGTATCTGTGATGAGATTAAAAGAATGTACATAGCTCGAAGAAGAACTGCACTGAAACGTAAATTCACATAAATAAGCAGCCGCAAATAATTTGGGCAAGTTTGCCGTTTCGGAAAATACGGTCCAGGATTTTGCGCAAAGAAACACTTAGTGTTGGAAACTGCTTGTATTTAACTGAAAATAACCAACGTTATACTTAATCTTGTATACTTTTAAGTCGTTTGTGTATGACAAAATCTTACAGCAAATCATCATATCTCTTATGAAATAAAGTGTGGGCTAATAATATGATATACTAACGTCCTTGAGTGAGATAACGTAGGATATATATCCCACGAAGACTTGAGTGACTCCTAAATACTTTTCAGGTAAGTTGTTCTTTTGAATACCTGCTAAGTGTAAGGTTTGAAGTTATGAGGCAGCATACTGAACAATATCTGGCAAAGGTTACAACATTTAATTATTGTACAGActgaaatcaaagaaaacttTAGTCGCTGAGGAGCTTTATATTCATTACGTAATTGATAATGTTGTAGATTTATCGCTAGTAACTGCCCCAcatgtatatttttctctttagCTCCATACTAATTAGCGCCGTTTCTTAAAGAAATCGATTTCACACCTAAAACGAATAGCAGATAAGTCCTCGATCTATTCATGCGTGAGCGTATAATATTTTGCTTCCATTCTGAGGATACGCCTAGAaggaaatatattattctaTCAATAGTTAATGTTATCAAAATTTCGAATAAGCTGTGTAAAACAACATTTAATATGCATTTCATGACGTCATTTTCTGCGAAAATCGTGATCTCTGCGAAAACAAGAGCTGCATCATTTTATGGATTTGCAAGAAGGCCGTGCTAGAGATCTTTCTCAAGTTCTAGGCATAATATAATGGCTTGGCCTGTAAACCATAACATACGAGTTTCTACATTTTTACTTCGCCTAAGTCTGttcttttaaatttttcattttttgtacGATACTTAACGAACATGTATTTTAAACAGTTTTTAGTATATCCGCTCATCTCATCCAAGATACTAAGCGtcaacttcatttttctttggaaTCTTCTTGTTAGACATAGCGACAGTCACAACCAATGATGACAAAGCAATTGCGAGTGAGAGCCAAAAAACATTTCTAATAGCTTTCAGCATTTGCTCCTTTATAAGATCCCTGTCATGCTTTCCCAATTTACTTAGAAGACTTGTAtttaaaattattgaaTCAATATTTTGTGTCTTTTCCTGAATCAAGGGtgcaattttctttatgtTTGACCGTAATGTTTCAGTGTAAATAGCACCAGCAATTTCAGAAAAAAGAGCGGCACCGGTACTTCTTCCAAAATTAAAGAGAGCTGTGGTTAAAATTGACGAGCCAGGGGTTTTTGGAGCGTTAAGCAATGCACTAAGTAGCGGACCTTGAAAGTTAAGCCCGGTTGCAATGCCAAGCAAAGCTTGGAAACCAATGGTGTATCCAATATTCtctttaattttgaataGTTGCATTAGACCAACCGACACCGGTTGAATTATGACGGCTATAACgcaaatttctttgatatgACGGACTTTTTGTATAAAAATACCGCTAGCAAGTCCTGCTCCTGAACAAGCAACTGCAGCCGGAATTAATGACAAACCTGTATGAAATGAGTTGTGACCCgcaatattttcaaaatatatactCAAGAATTGCATAACAACCAGTAGGCAGCTATAATTCATGGTAAATCCAAtgaatgaaataataattgTGGGTTTCATAATAACATCTTTTGGAATAACCGGATACTTCGAGAATTTGAAGTTGTAAA
This portion of the Brettanomyces bruxellensis chromosome 1, complete sequence genome encodes:
- a CDS encoding uncharacterized protein (SECRETED:SignalP(1-18)), giving the protein MIFKRLLNVVTIATAAYGLPLLQGRDKKSDDISAETITSESSYLFSFPNTAQNDNMFPMEQCKGVTLEEATIDQLQEYMSKEILTSVDLVTCYTQRYLQLNSYTKNIAELNPDAFKIAKLMDKERAKGKVRSPLHGIPFIVKDNFATKDKMQTCAGSASLLGSIVPRDAFVVKKLREAGAVLFGHGAMSEWADMRSSDYSEGYSALGGQSRNPYNLTVNPGGSSSGPGGAVAANMIMFALGTETDGSIVDPANRQGVVGFKPTVGLTSRDMVIPESHHQDTTGPLARTVKDAVYVLQHIYGIDKNDEFTLNQTGKTPKDGDYTKFLSNKNALKGAKFGLPWEGIWTQAKSAEIEELLETLKTLEDAGATIVNNTNFKDPYASISPDGWNWDYGGVEGWANQSEFTVVKVDFYNNIKQYLSEIKNTNITSLEDIVEFNNLYSGTEGGEPNVHPAFASGQDSLNSSLASGGIMDETYWNAVEYIHRTTREEGIDYALNYTDPESGKNIKLDALLFPTSTTVGFQQAAMAGYPLITIPVSQRKDARPFGICLMQTAFGEPKLIKYGSAIEDLLHARAKPQFLEYIAQNVPVW